The Primulina huaijiensis isolate GDHJ02 chromosome 12, ASM1229523v2, whole genome shotgun sequence genome has a window encoding:
- the LOC140990196 gene encoding abscisic acid receptor PYL4-like produces MPSSLQLHRINHINHTTSGSAYAAAKQAKPTWVSPFSNDIPLPENASHHHTHAVNSNQCCSAVVQTIHAPLDTVWSVVRRFDKPQAYKHFLKSCDVILGHGEVGTLREVRVVSGLPAVSSTERLEVLDDEKHVLSFSVVGGDHRLHNYRSVTTLHAAPSQPPSGGGLGSGVTVVVESYVVDVPQGNTKEETCAFVDTIVRCNLQSLARISEKLAKNQ; encoded by the coding sequence ATGCCTTCTTCTCTTCAGCTTCACAGAATCAACCACATAAATCACACCACCTCCGGATCAGCCTACGCCGCCGCCAAGCAGGCCAAGCCCACATGGGTTTCCCCTTTTTCCAACGACATTCCGCTGCCGGAAAACGCTTCGCATCACCACACGCACGCTGTGAATTCCAACCAGTGCTGCTCCGCCGTAGTCCAAACCATCCACGCGCCCCTTGACACCGTGTGGTCAGTCGTCCGCCGCTTCGACAAGCCGCAGGCGTACAAGCACTTCCTCAAGAGTTGCGATGTCATCCTCGGCCATGGTGAAGTGGGCACGCTCCGGGAGGTGCGGGTCGTGTCCGGTCTCCCAGCGGTGTCCAGCACGGAGAGGCTCGAAGTCTTGGACGACGAGAAGCATGTTTTGAGTTTCAGCGTAGTAGGAGGCGATCACCGCTTGCACAATTATCGCTCTGTAACCACCCTCCATGCAGCGCCGTCGCAACCTCCGAGCGGCGGAGGCCTAGGTAGTGGTGTGACGGTAGTGGTGGAGTCTTACGTTGTGGATGTCCCACAAGGGAACACCAAAGAAGAAACTTGTGCCTTTGTTGACACAATTGTAAGGTGCAATCTGCAGTCGTTGGCTCGAATCTCAGAAAAGTTGGCCAAAAATCAGTaa